One Oryza glaberrima chromosome 11, OglaRS2, whole genome shotgun sequence genomic region harbors:
- the LOC127755173 gene encoding uncharacterized protein LOC127755173 encodes MDSNNYNLIGTLESDHHCALSKRIVKRLSNALHEVAPKSFCRFGGFRKNMMKCPKVQICSNDCVFYIMRFMEAYDGNRESIETFSIPTDSSLV; translated from the exons ATGGATTCGAACAACTACAATTTGATTGGAACACTGGAGAGCGACCACCACTGTGCGTTGTCCAAACGCATCGTCAAGCGTCTGAGCAATGCGCTGCATGAGGTAGCACCTAAGAGTTTCTGCAGGTTCGGCGGATTCAGGAAGAACATGATGAAGTGCCCAAAAGTGCAAATCTGCTCCAACGACTGTGTCTTTTACATCATGCGGTTCATGGAGGCTTACGACGGCAACAGGGAGTCTATCGAGACTTTTTCCATCCCG ACCGACTCGTCGCTTGTCTGA